The following DNA comes from Hyphococcus flavus.
CATATTCCCCAGTATTAAGAGAACATTAACGCAATAACGGGATTCCGCAATGCAATTACGACGCCGAAGAGAATGCGGCGTGGCAGCTCTTGCGATTGTTGCGGTGCGCTGCAAAAGTGCACGCAAAATTGATACGTAAACCAATGCATTAGACTAAAGGCGCATATTATGCGCCTACGCATTAACCACGGGGATCAACCTTGGCCAAACGAGCAAAAACAACACAGGAAAAGAAGTTCCACTTCATCTCTGGCCTGCCGCGTTCTGGATCAACATTGATGGGTGCGCTTTTGCGGCAAAATCCAAGATTTCACGCCGGGATGTCGAGTCCGGTTGCGAGCCTGATGGAAGGCGTCATCGCCCAGGTTTCCGCCGGCACGGAACTATCCTCCATGGTTAATGAGGAACAGCGCGCCGCCATTATCCGCGGGCTGTTCGACACCTATTATCGCGACCGAAAAGAAGACGTGATTTTCGACACGAACCGGGCGTGGACGGCGCAGCTACCGGCACTGATGAAACTCTTTCCAGAAGCGAAATTGATCTGCACCGTACGCAATGTCGCCTGGGTGATGGATAGCCTGGAACGCCAATATCGCGGCAATATGTTTGAAAACACGCGACTGTTTAATACGCCTGCGGAGCGTTCAACAGTTTACACGCGACTTGAAGCGCTCGCCGGACCGAACAGGCTTGTGGGATTTGCCTGGCATGCATTGCAAGAAGCCGTCTGGAGCGAGTTCGCCGACCGTATCGTGATTGTCGATTATGATATTTTCAGCGCCCGCCCGGATGAAGTTATCGGACTTATCTATAAGTTCCTCGATGAAGAACCTTACGAGCATGACTTCGCCCATGTGGACTACGACGCGCCGGAATTCGACACGCAACTCGGCGTCAAGGGCCTCCATAAAGTTCATGAGAAAGTCGAGCCGCGCCCGCGCAAATCAATTTTGCCGCCGGAATTGTTCGAACGTTATGCAAAGCTATCGTTCTGGTCCGGCCTCAAGGGTTCCAAGGTTTTTCGCATCGTGCCGCAGAAAACCGAAACCAAGGCGCCGGCGAATTGAACAAGCAAAACCTTTAGTGCCTATGGAACTAGCGTTCCTACGGGCGGCGCAACATGAAAAGAGTATTGCGCGTTGTTATAGCGTAATAACGGCTGGAATTTCCTGATGTCAGATCACATCATCGCTTATTGCGAAACGCCGCTGCAAACGCGTATTGCGGCGCGCGTAGCGTCAGTAAGCGGTACGCCTGAAAAGTTTTCTATCCTAATCGGGAACTGGACCGATGATGTAGGGCAGCACGAAGCGGCAGCGCAAACGGCGTTAAAGCTCGAAATCCTTGAGGCTGGCGAACCATCGCTAACCCCGAAAGCACGTTGGCGTCATGTCTGTGATGCAACCGAGTCATTCTTCCGTGGCGGCATGCGACGGCTCGTCATGTTTCAGGACCAGCATTTTTTTTCGCAGGCCGTGGTAACCGGGGCCCGGCGCGCTGGCGCTGCGTACGATCTGATACAGGACGGTTTTCTGGATTTCGACATGAGGCGCGTTCCTGCGCCAATGCGCGCGCTCTGGCCAGTGGCAAAAGCGGTTGACCGGAATGGACCGCGACAACCATCTACTCGTATTCGTCCTTTTGCCTACAAGAAGCTTTATTTATCTCATTTCTTCGCACACACCCGGCCTGATCGTATTTTCGTGTACGGAAGATCGATCGCGGCAAGGCTGGAAAAACAATTCGGCATTCCGCCGGAAAGCTTTATAGTCAGCGGCCCCGCGCTAGAGCGCCCTGCGCCTCCAGATGCGGTGCGCCCGTTACGCAACCAAGGCGACATGCGCGTCATCTTCTTTGACCAGTGCTTTTTACGCTATCAGCGGATGCACAAGAGTGGATGGAGCGACGAATACCTGCCAGTGATCGACGCGCTGGGAAATTTCCATACCGACGTGAAGCTGCACCCGGCGCAAACCGAAGACTGCGTAAGCGACATCGTAAGCACACTCGCTGGCAGAGGCGAGATGCTGGATCGATCACCGATAGCCGAAAGCGTGCTTGACACATACGATGTAGCTGTCACCTGCACGTCGACTTCATTTCTTGACTGCCTTACGCTTGGCATTCCGGTGATTTTTGTTGACCTGTCGAGCAGTTTTGACCGCATGCCCTTAACCAAATCTCCGTTACTAAAAAATGTCGCCTCAATTCCCGCGCTTGAACGCGTATTGAGGCTAAGAAAAACGGGTGAATTCGAAGCCAACGCCACCGGCCTCCCGCTCATTGATCTCATCGCCTATGACGCCGGCGGCGCATCACTAATCGCCAGCCATTTAACGGACGCCGGACCGGCACAACAACACCCGGCACGCGAGTAGTCGTTCCCGATTGCATTGCAAAAACAGCCGCTTTATATGGGCGGGCGACAGCAACATCACCAACACTTGAATGCTCCGGCCCTTTGGCCGAGGCTGGTTTTTATATGAACGATACAGCCGCCAACGAACCGGAATCTGAGCCCACGGCTATCTATTCGCCAGCTTACCGCTTCAACACAGGGCCGATTACGGCTGTGAAAGCGCTCGTTCGCGACGTTATTGATAATCGCTGGCGCATATGGGAATCGTTCAAACGCAATTTCCAGAACAACTACGCAGGCACGATTCTCGGTCAGGTTTGGATGGTCATCCTACCGCTCGTTCAGATCGGCGTTTACGTGCTGCTTGCGCAAATGCGCGTCGTTTCCCGGTCTGAAGACATTCCGTTCGTCTTGTTCATCTGTATAGGCGTAACGGTCTATGGTATGGCGACTGGACCTATCCAGGATACGATGGGGGCCATGCGCGGCGAAAGCGGCATGCTTTCCAAAACCAATATCAGTATCATCACGATTGTTCTGTCACGCTTTGCGCAACTTGTCTGGGATGTACTCGTGCGCCTGGTGTTCATCGCCTGCGTGATGGTGACTTTGGGCGTCACACCGGGTTGGGGCGTTCTTCTCTTGCCAATTGCTTTGCTCCCCGTTTTCCTTGGCGCCTTAAGCGCGGGCATCATTTTAGGCATACTGAACATCATCGCCCGTGACGTCGCCAACACTGTTGGCATCATCATACGCTACGGATTTTTCTTTAGCTCCGTTATCTTTCCGCTACCAAAGGAAGGCGTGATTGCGACAATTTTGCTGTTCAATCCATTCAATACGTTCGTGATCGAAATTAGAAACTTAATTGTAAAAGGACATATGGAGAATATTACTCTGTTCCTGATTACGAGCGCATGCACCTTGCTGGTCTTTTTGTTTGCCGCCGTATTTCTTTACCGCAGCGAAGCCCGCATCAGGAGCGCTTTATAGTGAGCGACGATAATGCAACAGTAGTTCTAAGCGTAGACGGCGTATTTAAAAAATTCTCTCGCTCCGAAGACGGCGCGCGAAAAATTCTTGCATCTCAGCTTAAAAACGCTTTGCTGAACAAAAACCCGCCCGCCCGTAAATCAGGCGCCAGCGAGTTTTGGGCGTTGCAGGATATCTCCTTTAAGGTTCGGCGCGGTGAGGTTTTGGGCGTGATTGGCTTTAACGGCGCTGGCAAATCCACTTTGCTGCGCGTGCTCGCCGGCCTGATGTTGCCAGACGCCGGCGAAGTCCGCACATATGGCGAAACCGGCGCATTACTGGAACTCGGCGCCGGCATGCGGCCGAACCTCACTGGCAAGCGCAATATTTTCGTAAAAGGCGCTTTGATGGGAAAAACGCCAGCCGAGATGGAGGCGTTATATCCCGAAATCGCTGAATTTACCGAGTTAGGAGATTTTCTGTCAGCGCCGCTTAAAACCTACAGTTCTGGCATGCGCCTGCGGCTAGGCTTTTCTATTGCCGTGCATATGCGGCCGGATATTCTCTTATTGGACGAAATTCTTTCTGTCGGAGACTACGCATTCAAACAAAAATGCCGCGGCATGATAAATCAGATGCTTGAAAAAGCAGGCGTTGTTTTCGTTACGCACTCGATGAACGATGTCCGGCAAATCTGTGACCGCGTTATTGTGTTGGATCGGGGCAAGATCCTTTTCCATGGAGCGCCGCAAAAAGCCATCGATGTTTATTATGAGCTTGCCAATAAAGGCGCCGGAGGCCTGGCTAACGCAAAAGAATCCAAAATAAACTTTTATGGTGAAGTTTTTCACAACGACGCGCGTATCTTTGATGTCTCATATAAATGGCGCAATGCGGATGGATCAGTCGAGGGATTGTTTGACACTTGGGCGCCTGCAGAATGCAGAATTCGCTTCAAACTTAAGAAAAAACCACGGCGCTTAGTCGTTGGTATTGTTATCTGGTCGATGGACGGATTGAAAATTTCTGCTTTAGCGACAGACATGTCGCCAGAACAACTTTTTAATCACAACTCTCTTGAACATGAAATTGCATTGACCCTACCGCAACTATCCTTGAATCCAGGCAAGTACCTGTCGACAGTAGCGATTGTTGATAACGGCGAGGCGCTTCATAGAGGCGTCATGGATCATTTTTCTGTAGTATCTTCACAGCGAAACGACGGCGTCTACACGCCAGCGCACCAATGGAGTGCAATCAAAGGATCAAACGGGGACGATGTGGATGCGAGCGCCCCTGCTACAGTAAGAAATGAAAACGTTTAAGCATGCGCCAGCCTGTCCAAAAGAAATTCAAACAAGCCATATCTTTGGCAACGCCTGGCAGAGCGTTGGAAATTGGCGCGCATAGTTCAGAGAAAAGTGCGATATCAATTCTGCAAAGACGAAAATTTGACTATGTGAACCTCGACATATCGCCTTCGGACGTTCCACAAACTGTTATCGGCGATATTTGCGCGAAGACGGCTGACGAAACCGGCCTGGAAGCCGGCAGTTTTGACTTTATTTGTGCTACGGATGTCTTTGAGCATCTCAAAACGCCATGGATCGCCGCACGAAATGTCGTCGACCTGTTAAAACCGGGAGGCGTTGCCTTTATTTCGACGGTCTGGAGTTGGCGTTACCACCCTGTGCCTATCGATTACTGGCGCTTTTCCCACGAATGCCTCCAATATTTATTTGAAGATCTGGAATGTATCGAGGCCGATTTCGATGACACTCAACGGCGAAAAGACATACGAGGCTTCTGGCCCGACGGTCGCGACCATGTCGAAGTCGACGAGCTAGGCGGCTGGAGAGAGAATTGGAGCGTGTTTTTCATCGGCAAGAAGAGCGCCGTTCAATTGAAATAATCTTACGAAGGATTTCCCCTGTTTATGAACGATGAGACGAACACGCCGCCATGTGAGTTGGCGCCGAACTTTATGATTATTGGCGCTGCAAAATGCGGTACATCAGCCATAGCAGCTCAACTTAATCAGCATCCCGATATCTTCATACCTGAAGAAAAAGAACTTCATTATTTCGACAGACTTTTTAACTTAACTGAAGAGCAGCGCGACGCCAATTGGGCGCGCTACATGGGCCATTTCCGCGAGGCTGGTTCGGCGAAGCGCCGCGGCGAAGCCACGGTCGCATATACGATGCTTCCGCGAATTCGTCATGTTCCGG
Coding sequences within:
- a CDS encoding sulfotransferase family protein, coding for MAKRAKTTQEKKFHFISGLPRSGSTLMGALLRQNPRFHAGMSSPVASLMEGVIAQVSAGTELSSMVNEEQRAAIIRGLFDTYYRDRKEDVIFDTNRAWTAQLPALMKLFPEAKLICTVRNVAWVMDSLERQYRGNMFENTRLFNTPAERSTVYTRLEALAGPNRLVGFAWHALQEAVWSEFADRIVIVDYDIFSARPDEVIGLIYKFLDEEPYEHDFAHVDYDAPEFDTQLGVKGLHKVHEKVEPRPRKSILPPELFERYAKLSFWSGLKGSKVFRIVPQKTETKAPAN
- a CDS encoding ABC transporter permease, yielding MNDTAANEPESEPTAIYSPAYRFNTGPITAVKALVRDVIDNRWRIWESFKRNFQNNYAGTILGQVWMVILPLVQIGVYVLLAQMRVVSRSEDIPFVLFICIGVTVYGMATGPIQDTMGAMRGESGMLSKTNISIITIVLSRFAQLVWDVLVRLVFIACVMVTLGVTPGWGVLLLPIALLPVFLGALSAGIILGILNIIARDVANTVGIIIRYGFFFSSVIFPLPKEGVIATILLFNPFNTFVIEIRNLIVKGHMENITLFLITSACTLLVFLFAAVFLYRSEARIRSAL
- a CDS encoding ABC transporter ATP-binding protein, which gives rise to MSDDNATVVLSVDGVFKKFSRSEDGARKILASQLKNALLNKNPPARKSGASEFWALQDISFKVRRGEVLGVIGFNGAGKSTLLRVLAGLMLPDAGEVRTYGETGALLELGAGMRPNLTGKRNIFVKGALMGKTPAEMEALYPEIAEFTELGDFLSAPLKTYSSGMRLRLGFSIAVHMRPDILLLDEILSVGDYAFKQKCRGMINQMLEKAGVVFVTHSMNDVRQICDRVIVLDRGKILFHGAPQKAIDVYYELANKGAGGLANAKESKINFYGEVFHNDARIFDVSYKWRNADGSVEGLFDTWAPAECRIRFKLKKKPRRLVVGIVIWSMDGLKISALATDMSPEQLFNHNSLEHEIALTLPQLSLNPGKYLSTVAIVDNGEALHRGVMDHFSVVSSQRNDGVYTPAHQWSAIKGSNGDDVDASAPATVRNENV
- a CDS encoding class I SAM-dependent methyltransferase; the protein is MRQPVQKKFKQAISLATPGRALEIGAHSSEKSAISILQRRKFDYVNLDISPSDVPQTVIGDICAKTADETGLEAGSFDFICATDVFEHLKTPWIAARNVVDLLKPGGVAFISTVWSWRYHPVPIDYWRFSHECLQYLFEDLECIEADFDDTQRRKDIRGFWPDGRDHVEVDELGGWRENWSVFFIGKKSAVQLK